A window from Drosophila yakuba strain Tai18E2 chromosome 3L, Prin_Dyak_Tai18E2_2.1, whole genome shotgun sequence encodes these proteins:
- the LOC6534550 gene encoding CDAN1-interacting nuclease 1, with the protein MSQVPGLAGGNEQQRRKILSGGEYNRICQFINGFHGLAIDCEFELRNRFFRDVEPMALTCILQSELFNRARGHHWKQDQRGKKLLKVYEEQKNLYDNALLIRMACVEALNPVALCRMLLQEKYKARHRSHISQLLRHPHLIDDPRLAANVQQCIISDNQEGSITDLRRRIMGEEYELKLKNLAKEAGIHFYDEQDLRRMGYDKTPDIKMILPFLYRGSVINWIESKANFGDTKAHKFNIQQQLQSYCNRFGPGIIIYWFGYHEETPSLPDNNIGITVLADFPAKEDLVFMQLAQEEFPAETLATKEDSSTGNQLLGEPFVAEYPTKELKKLS; encoded by the exons ATGTCCCAAGTCCCGGGCTTGGCCGGCGGAAATGAGCAACAGAGGCGGAAGATTCTGAGCGGCGGCGAGTATAATCGCATCTGCCAGTTCATCAACGGCTTCCACGGATTGGCCATCGACTGCGAGTTCGAGTTGAGGAATCGTTTCTTCAGGGACGTGGAACCAATGGCTTTGACATGCATCCTGCAATCGGAGCTCTTTAACAGGGCGCGTGGGCACCACTGGAAGCAGGACCAGCGAGGAAAGAAGCTCCTCAAAGT CTACGAGGAGCAGAAAAACTTGTACGACAATGCCCTCCTGATCCGAATGGCTTGTGTCGAGGCACTGAATCCGGTGGCTCTCTGCAGGATGTTGCTGCAGGAGAAGTACAAGGCGCGGCATCGATCGCACATCTCCCAGCTTCTTAGGCATCCGCATCTCATCGACGATCCGCGGCTGGCGGCCAATGTGCAGCAGTGCATAATCAGCGACAATCAAGAGGGATCCATTACGGACCTGCGACGACGCATCATGGGCGAGGAGTACGAACTTAAGCTTAAGAATCTGGCTAAGGAGGCGGGTATCCATTTCTACGACGAGCAGGATTTGCGACGAATGGGATATGACAAGACGCCGGACATCAAGATGATACTGCCGTTCCTTTACAGGGGCTCTGTGATCAACTGGATCGAAAGCAAGGCCAATTTCGGGGACACCAAGGCACATAAATTCAACATccaacagcagctgcaaagCTACTGCAATCG ttttgggcCTGGAATCATAATCTACTGGTTTGGGTACCACGAGGAAACGCCCTCGCTGCCGGATAACAACATTGGTATTACAGTACTTGCTGATTTTCCGGCAAAAGAAGATTTAGTTTTCATGCAACTAGCGCAAGAAGAATTCCCCGCTGAGACTCTGGCAACAAAAGAGGACAGCAGTACCGGGAATCAACTTCTAGGAGAACCTTTTGTAGCTGAATATCCAACCAAAGAACTGAAAAAACTTTCCTAA
- the LOC6534551 gene encoding zinc finger protein 706, whose amino-acid sequence MARGHQKIQSQAKASEKQAKLKKQQGHSANDQKKAAQKALVYVCAVCKSQMPDPKTYKQHFENKHPKNDMPEELKEV is encoded by the exons ATGGCACGTGGACACCAGAAGATCCAGTCGCAGGCGAAGGCCTCCGAGAAACAGGCCAAACTGAAGAAGCAGCAAGGACACAGTGCCAACGATCAGAAAAAGGCGGCTCAGAAGGCACTTGTCTATGTGTGCGCCGTTTGCAAG TCGCAAATGCCGGATCCTAAGACATATAAGCAACATTTCGAGAACAAGCATCCCAAGAACGACATGCCAGAGGAGCTGAAGGAGGTCTGA
- the LOC6534552 gene encoding zinc finger protein 706, which yields MARGHQKIQSQAKASEKQAKLKKQQGHSANDQKKAAQKALVYVCAVCKSQMPDPKTYKQHFENKHPKNDMPEELKDV from the exons ATGGCACGTGGACACCAGAAGATCCAGTCGCAGGCGAAGGCCTCCGAGAAACAGGCCAAACTGAAGAAGCAGCAAGGACACAGTGCCAACGATCAGAAAAAGGCGGCTCAGAAGGCACTTGTCTATGTGTGCGCCGTTTGCAAG TCGCAAATGCCAGATCCCAAGACTTACAAGCAGCACTTCGAGAACAAGCATCCCAAGAACGACATGCCCGAGGAGCTGAAGGATGTCTGA
- the LOC6539615 gene encoding uncharacterized protein LOC6539615 isoform X1: MAPQQQNSTFIDDNLDSCPSLLNLPESPILPPRRCQNQDTNNNNNKQAFEERLVDESLSVGEPPLAPPIPIPVSMPIPMAPAPPHRQACKNKHGRENGNAGQASRRHRSISLYGVNSTVEQGHKEIPIWMDDGEARFVSGVTNKTTCDDIIKALIDDELRNGDGFYCGNNPKDGGQRKAAAASRDYSDYIITESWGGIERCYDGNMAILPVWRAWSRVHNELRISLKHRDSFRDPLAMQLVPHSQPPTGFSMYKWLKKLLHLKKGKKTIPKVPNKLKEKKVHGQKQTMPNDLVVIIMPDQLYKGTENTAKSKLYKLAENRVSKQRHRRRSCHEITKASVETFRTAIPSECNNNNYNVNNCIRRRKDKPLRNSVRYKLASLHADMNVRYEKEHALTRQLSEKCRLYRLQNERYKGPEMELSVGQLQQNIEAYAEDIIKTEHELLELKNEIRHDISLINNLKRLTLEESEADAACKRGVAKVPHSSQENENTPQDAKNMQEMQFVDNIYEFCDNNASMLV; this comes from the exons ATGGCGCCTCAACAGCAGAACTCCACATTCATCGATGATAATCTGGACAGCTGTCCATCGCTATTAAATCTACCCGAAAGTCCCATTCTTCCGCCGCGACGCTGTCAGAATCAAGACaccaacaataataataataagcagGCGTTCGAGGAGCGCCTGGTGGATGAATCGCTGTCGGTGGGGGAACCACCATTAGCACCACCTATACCCATACCTGTATCTATGCCCATACCCAtggcaccagcaccaccacatCGGCAAgcatgcaaaaataaacacggCAGGGAAAACGGAAACGCTGGCCAGGCCAGTCGTCGCCACCGTTCCATTTCCCTCTATGGCGTTAATAGCACTGTG GAGCAAGGCCACAAGGAAATCCCCATCTGGATGGACGATGGAGAGGCGCGTTTCGTATCAGGAGTGACGAACAAGACGACGTGCGATGACATAATCAAGGCGCTGATTGATGACGAACTGCGGAATGGCGATGGGTTCTACTGCGGCAATAATCCGAAAG ATGGCGGCCAGAGGaaagcggcagcagcatcGCGTGACTACAGCGATTACATTATAACGGAAAGTTGGGGCGGAATAGAGCGGTGCTATGATGGCAACATGGCCATTTTGCCCGTTTGGCGCGCTTGGAGCCGTGTACACAATGAG CTGCGCATCTCGTTAAAACACCGTGATAGCTTCAGAGATCCCCTTGCCATGCAATTAGTGCCCCATTCACAGCCACCCACGGGATTTTCGATGTACAAGTGGCTCAAGAAGCTACTGCATcttaaaaaaggaaagaaaacgATACCGAAAGTGCCTAATAAATTGAAGGAGAAGAAAGTGCACGGCCAAAAGCAAACCATGCCGAATGATTTGGTGGTGATTATAATGCCAGACCAACTGTATAAGGGTACCGAAAACACTGCCAAATCCAAACTTTATAAACTGGCCGAAAATCGCGTCTCCAAGCAGCGTCATCGAAGACGAAGTTGCCACGAGATAACCAAAGCCTCAGTTGAAACATTCAGAACAGCGATCCCCAGCGaatgcaataacaataactatAATGTTAATAATTGCATAAGGAGGCGAAAGGATAAGCCGCTGCGAAACAGCGTACGCTATAAGTTGGCATCTCTTCATGCGGATATGAATGTTCGCTATGAAAAGGAACACGCTCTAACACGACAGCTATCGGAAAAGTGCCGACTGTACCGATTGCAGAACGAACGGTACAAGGGACCGGAAATGGAGTTATCGGTCGggcagctgcaacaaaatATCGAAGCCTATGCCGAAGACATTATTAAAACGGAACACGAACTTCTCGAATTGAAAAATGAGATCAGACACGATATATCGCTGATCAATAATTTGAAACGTCTGACCTTGGAGGAATCGGAGGCAGATGCTGCCTGTAAAAGAGGCGTGGCTAAAGTACCACATTCCTCacaggaaaatgaaaatactcCTCAAGATGCTAAAAATATGCAGGAAATGCAGTTTGTTGATAATATTTACGAGTTTTGCGATAATAATGCCAGTATGCTGGTGTAA
- the LOC6539615 gene encoding uncharacterized protein LOC6539615 isoform X2 encodes MAPQQQNSTFIDDNLDSCPSLLNLPESPILPPRRCQNQDTNNNNNKQAFEERLVDESLSVGEPPLAPPIPIPVSMPIPMAPAPPHRQACKNKHGRENGNAGQASRRHRSISLYGVNSTVEQGHKEIPIWMDDGEARFVSGVTNKTTCDDIIKALIDDELRNGDGFYCGNNPKAAHLVKTP; translated from the exons ATGGCGCCTCAACAGCAGAACTCCACATTCATCGATGATAATCTGGACAGCTGTCCATCGCTATTAAATCTACCCGAAAGTCCCATTCTTCCGCCGCGACGCTGTCAGAATCAAGACaccaacaataataataataagcagGCGTTCGAGGAGCGCCTGGTGGATGAATCGCTGTCGGTGGGGGAACCACCATTAGCACCACCTATACCCATACCTGTATCTATGCCCATACCCAtggcaccagcaccaccacatCGGCAAgcatgcaaaaataaacacggCAGGGAAAACGGAAACGCTGGCCAGGCCAGTCGTCGCCACCGTTCCATTTCCCTCTATGGCGTTAATAGCACTGTG GAGCAAGGCCACAAGGAAATCCCCATCTGGATGGACGATGGAGAGGCGCGTTTCGTATCAGGAGTGACGAACAAGACGACGTGCGATGACATAATCAAGGCGCTGATTGATGACGAACTGCGGAATGGCGATGGGTTCTACTGCGGCAATAATCCGAAAG CTGCGCATCTCGTTAAAACACCGTGA